The Pelodiscus sinensis isolate JC-2024 chromosome 30, ASM4963464v1, whole genome shotgun sequence genome has a window encoding:
- the LOC142821273 gene encoding olfactory receptor 11G2-like, which translates to MHPANSTATVTQFLLLGFPSLGRQSRELLFALLSLAYAATMVGNFCIVWAVLRDPRLQRLPMYILLGNFSWLEICYVTSTAPQMLCNLLSPGLPISFHACFLQFYFFFSLGATECFLLAAMALDRYLAICQPLRYPVLMSPQLCWTLVASCWFFGFMWFIAPISLMSRLSFCSPYTLDHFVCDPAPLLAASCSPAHWAGQICSTASSLMIFSTVSFILASYGLIITAVLRLPAGAGRHKAFSTCTSHLAIVSLFFGSVMVNYSIPTASGTSGKVVTLFYAVGTPLLNPLIYSLRNKEMKGALRRTLLGGP; encoded by the coding sequence ATGCATCCGGCCAACAGCACCGCCACAGTGACCCAGTTCCTGCTGCTGGGTTTCCCCTCCCTGGGCCGGCAGAGCCGGGAGCTCCTCTTTGCTCTGCTCTCCTTGGCGTACGCTGCCACAATGGTAGGGAACTTCTGCATCGTGTGGGCCGTGCTGCGGGACCCCCGCCTCCAGCGTCTGCCCATGTACATCCTGCTGGGGAACTTCTCCTGGCTGGAGATCTGCTACGTCACATCCACTGCACCACAAATGCTCTGCAACCTGCTGTCCCCTGGTCTCCCCATCTCCTTCCAtgcctgcttcctgcagttctACTTCTTCTTCTCCCTGGGAGCCACCGAGTGTTTCTTACTCGCAGCCATGGCTCTGGACCGGTACCTGGCCATCTGCCAGCCTCTGCGCTACCCCGTCCTCatgtccccccagctctgctggaccTTGGTCGCCTCCTGCTGGTTCTTTGGCTTCATGTGGTTCATAGCGCCCATCAGCCTCATGTCCCGGCTCTCCTTCTGCAGCCCCTACACCCTGGACCATTTTGTCTGTGACCCGGCCCCATTGctggctgcctcctgctccccagctcactgGGCTGGTCAGATCTGCTCCACTGCAAGCTCCCTTATGATCTTCAGCACTGTCTCTTTCATCCTGGCCTCCTACGGGCTCATCATCACAGCAGTACTAAGGCTGCCTGCAGGGGCTGGGCGGCacaaggccttttccacctgcacctcccacctggcCATCGTGAGCCTGTTCTTTGGCTCCGTCATGGTCAATTACTCCATCCCGACAGCCTCTGGGACCAGCGGGAAGGTGGTGACGCTGTTCTATGCAGTGGGGACCCCGCTGCTCAACCCGctgatctacagcctgaggaacaaagaGATGAAAGGGGCTCTGAGGAGGACCCTGCTGGGGGGGCCATAG
- the LOC102461825 gene encoding olfactory receptor 11G2-like, with protein sequence MHPANSTATVTQFLLLGFPSLGRQSRELLFALLSLAYAATVVGNFCIVWAVLRDPRLQRLPMYILLGNFSWLEICYVTSTAPQMLCNLLSPGLPISFHACFLQFYFFFSLGATECFFLAAMALDRYLAICQPLRYPVLMSHQLCWTLVASCWLFGFLWFIAPISLMSRLSFCSPYTLDHFVCDPAPLLAASCSPAHWAGQICSTASSLKILSTVSFILASYGLIITAVLRLPAGAGRHKAFSTCTSHLAIVSLFFGSVMVNYSIPTTSGTIGKVVTLFYAVGTPLLNPLIYSLRNKEMKGALRRTLLGGP encoded by the coding sequence ATGCATCCGGCCAACAGCACCGCCACAGTGACCCAGTTCCTGCTGCTGGGTTTCCCCTCCCTGGGCCGGCAGAGCCGGGAGCTCCTCTTTGCTCTGCTCTCCTTGGCGTATGCTGCCACAGTGGTGGGGAACTTCTGCATCGTGTGGGCCGTGCTGCGGGACCCCCGCCTCCAGCGTCTGCCCATGTACATCCTGCTGGGGAACTTCTCCTGGCTGGAGATCTGCTACGTCACATCCACTGCACCACAAATGCTCTGCAACCTGCTGTCCCCTGGTCTCCCCATCTCCTTCCAtgcctgcttcctgcagttctACTTCTTCTTCTCCCTGGGAGCCACCGAGTGTTTCTTCCTCGCAGCCATGGCTCTGGACCGGTACCTGGCCATCTGCCAGCCTCTGCGCTACCCCGTCCTCATGTCCCACCAGCTCTGCTGGACCTTGGTCGCCTCCTGCTGGCTCTTTGGCTTCCTGTGGTTCATAGCGCCTATCAGCCTCATGTCCCGGCTCTCCTTCTGCAGCCCCTACACCCTGGACCATTTTGTCTGTGACCCAGCCCCGTTGctggctgcctcctgctccccagctcactgGGCTGGTCAGATCTGCTCCACTGCAAGCTCCCTTAAGATCTTGAGCACTGTCTCCTTCATCCTGGCCTCCTACGGGCTCATCATCACAGCAGTACTAAGGCTGCCTGCAGGGGCTGGGCGGCacaaggccttttccacctgcacctcccacctggcCATCGTGAGCCTGTTCTTTGGCTCCGTCATGGTCAATTACTCCATCCCGACAACCTCTGGGACCATCGGGAAGGTTGTGACGCTGTTCTATGCAGTGGGGACCCCGCTGCTCAACCCGctgatctacagcctgaggaacaaagaGATGAAAGGGGCTCTGAGGAGGACCCTGCTGGGGGGGCCATAG
- the LOC142821274 gene encoding olfactory receptor 11G2-like — protein sequence MHPANSTATVTQFLLLGFPSLGRQSRELLFALLSLAYAATMVGNFCIVWAVLRDPRLQRLPMYILLGNFSWLEICYVTSTAPQMLCNLLSPGLPISFHACFLQFYFFFSLGATECFFLAAMALDRYLAICQPLRYPVLMSHQLCWTLVASCWFFGFLWFIAPISLMSRLSFCSPYTLDHFVCDPAPLLAASCSPAHWAGQICSTASSLMIFSTVSFILASYGLIITAVLRLPAGAGRHKAFSTCTSHLAIVSLFFGSVMVNYSIPTASGTSGKVVTLFYAVGTPLLNPLIYSLRNKEMKGALRRTLLGGP from the coding sequence ATGCATCCGGCCAACAGCACCGCCACAGTGACCCAGTTCCTGCTGCTGGGTTTCCCCTCCCTGGGCCGGCAGAGCCGGGAGCTCCTCTTTGCTCTGCTCTCCTTGGCGTATGCTGCCACAATGGTGGGGAACTTCTGCATCGTGTGGGCCGTGCTGCGGGACCCCCGCCTCCAGCGTCTGCCCATGTACATCCTGCTGGGGAATTTCTCCTGGCTGGAGATCTGCTACGTCACATCCACTGCACCACAAATGCTCTGCAACCTGCTGTCCCCTGGTCTCCCCATCTCCTTCCAtgcctgcttcctgcagttctACTTCTTCTTCTCCCTGGGAGCCACCGAGTGTTTCTTCCTCGCAGCCATGGCTCTGGACCGGTACCTGGCCATCTGCCAGCCTCTGCGCTACCCCGTCCTCATGTCCCACCAGCTCTGCTGGACCTTGGTCGCCTCCTGCTGGTTCTTTGGCTTCCTGTGGTTCATAGCGCCTATCAGCCTCATGTCCCGGCTCTCCTTCTGCAGCCCCTACACCCTGGACCATTTTGTCTGTGACCCGGCCCCATTGctggctgcctcctgctccccagctcactgGGCTGGTCAGATCTGCTCCACTGCAAGCTCCCTTATGATCTTCAGCACTGTCTCCTTCATCCTGGCCTCCTATGGGCTCATCATCACAGCAGTACTAAGGCTGCCTGCAGGGGCTGGGCGGCacaaggccttttccacctgcacctcccacctggcCATCGTGAGCCTGTTCTTTGGCTCCGTCATGGTCAATTACTCCATCCCGACAGCCTCTGGGACCAGCGGGAAGGTGGTGACGCTGTTCTATGCAGTTGGGACCCCGCTGCTCAACCCGctgatctacagcctgaggaacaaagaGATGAAAGGGGCTCTGAGGAGGACCCTGCTGGGGGGGCCATAG
- the LOC142821275 gene encoding olfactory receptor 11G2-like gives MHPANSTATVTQFLLLGFPSLGRQSRELLFALLSLAYAATVVGNFCIVWAVLRDPRLQRLPMYILLGNFSWLEICYVTSTAPQMLCDLLSPGLPISFHACFLQFYFFFSLGTTECFLLAAMALDRYLAICQPLRYPVLMSPQLCWTLVASCWFFGFLWFIAPIVLISRLSFCSPYTLDHFVCDPAPLLAASCSPAHWAGQICSTASSLMIFSTVSFILASYGLIITAVLRLPAGAGRHKAFSTCTSHLAIVSLFFGSVMVNYSIPTASGTSGKVVTLFYAVGTPLLNPLIYSLRNKEMKGALRRTLLGGP, from the coding sequence ATGCATCCGGCCAACAGCACCGCCACAGTGACCCAGTTCCTGCTGCTGGGTTTCCCCTCCCTGGGCCGGCAGAGCCGGGAGCTCCTCTTTGCTCTGCTCTCCTTGGCGTATGCTGCCACAGTGGTGGGGAACTTCTGCATCGTGTGGGCCGTGCTGCGGGACCCCCGCCTCCAGCGTCTGCCCATGTACATCCTGCTGGGGAACTTCTCCTGGCTGGAGATCTGCTACGTCACATCCACTGCACCACAAATGCTCTGCGACCTGCTGTCCCCTGGTCTCCCCATCTCCTTCCACgcctgcttcctgcagttctACTTCTTCTTCTCCCTGGGAACCACCGAGTGTTTCTTACTCGCAGCCATGGCTCTGGACCGGTACCTGGCCATCTGCCAGCCTCTGCGCTACCCCGTCCTCatgtccccccagctctgctggaccTTGGTCGCCTCCTGCTGGTTCTTTGGCTTCCTGTGGTTCATAGCGCCCATTGTCCTCATCTCCCGGCTCTCCTTCTGCAGCCCCTACACCCTGGACCATTTTGTCTGTGACCCGGCCCCATTGctggctgcctcctgctccccagctcactgGGCTGGTCAGATCTGCTCCACTGCAAGCTCCCTTATGATCTTCAGCACTGTCTCCTTCATCCTGGCCTCCTACGGGCTCATCATCACAGCAGTACTAAGGCTGCCTGCAGGGGCTGGGCGGCacaaggccttttccacctgcacctcccacctggcCATCGTGAGCCTGTTCTTTGGCTCCGTCATGGTCAATTACTCCATCCCGACAGCCTCTGGGACCAGCGGGAAGGTGGTGACGCTGTTCTATGCAGTTGGGACCCCGCTGCTCAACCCGctgatctacagcctgaggaacaaagaGATGAAAGGGGCTCTGAGGAGGACCCTGCTGGGGGGGCCATAG